The following are encoded in a window of Lactobacillus panisapium genomic DNA:
- a CDS encoding MurR/RpiR family transcriptional regulator: protein MRKNKKLTATQSQIYNYIVANKEQVITITLRELAQILHVAPASVVRTLTALGYKHYYELQSQIREELSRNKVVDDITYQAQYYFSANFLPDYEEKIEQFKQFARETKDFIFFGIGTSGDLCDYGARQFVNNGRNAFAIGDPYYPIELSRDSYQNKTVIVLSVSGEGQPTIDQVKHFREQGAKIVSITNDEDNTIANLSDLNFSYHLEFKIIDRTINLTTQVPVVYLLERLSRALAG from the coding sequence GTGCGCAAAAATAAGAAGCTGACGGCCACGCAGTCACAGATTTACAATTACATCGTGGCTAACAAAGAACAGGTAATAACTATTACCTTACGCGAACTGGCACAGATTTTACACGTTGCACCAGCTTCTGTTGTGCGCACTCTGACAGCCTTAGGATACAAGCATTACTATGAATTGCAAAGCCAAATTAGGGAAGAGTTAAGTCGAAATAAGGTTGTCGACGACATTACGTATCAAGCACAATATTATTTTTCAGCGAACTTTTTGCCGGATTATGAAGAAAAAATTGAGCAGTTTAAGCAATTTGCCCGTGAAACTAAGGACTTTATCTTTTTCGGAATTGGCACTTCTGGAGATCTATGTGATTATGGCGCACGCCAATTTGTTAACAATGGCCGTAATGCCTTTGCAATCGGTGACCCATATTATCCTATCGAACTTAGTCGTGACTCTTATCAAAATAAAACGGTTATTGTCCTATCTGTCAGTGGTGAAGGACAGCCGACAATTGACCAAGTCAAGCATTTTCGCGAGCAAGGTGCTAAGATTGTTAGCATTACTAATGATGAGGATAATACGATTGCCAATCTTTCGGATCTTAATTTTTCCTATCATTTAGAGTTCAAAATTATTGATCGGACAATTAATTTAACTACGCAGGTTCCGGTTGTCTACCTACTTGAGCGGCTATCACGGGCCCTTGCTGGATAA
- the celB gene encoding PTS cellobiose transporter subunit IIC: protein MAENNKENFLNEKVIPFFNRISSARHMVALRDGMTAAVPMIIIGSLFMIVGQFPVKGYLDFMTHIFGPNWANVVQYVTNASFNIMGLIAVAGISYSLAKSYRDIDPFSAMIVAIAAFILTIPLQVGKDGGLLIPLKQFDSSGLFTALLVGLFVTDLYVWLMHKNLVFKMPDTVPPAVSNSFAALFPGAISLFVVWLIRIGVEATPMKSIPNVITFFLQDPMSKVTNTLGGALVIELVICILWFFGIHGANAISGIIDPIMYAALAANAAAMKAHQPLPNIITKTFFDNFVHIGGCGATLGFVILMTFVAKDQEMKALGKLSIAPAFFNINEPVIFGVPIVLNYRIIIPFILAPMANIIATYFAMKMGWVAKTIGIYPPWTTPPFLSGILATGHISGGIMQLFNIVMDTIIYYGFFKSMDRAKLKVEQKATD, encoded by the coding sequence ATGGCTGAAAACAATAAGGAGAATTTTCTTAATGAGAAAGTAATTCCCTTTTTTAACCGCATTTCGAGTGCTAGGCACATGGTTGCCTTACGTGACGGGATGACTGCCGCAGTGCCAATGATTATAATTGGTTCTCTTTTTATGATTGTGGGGCAGTTCCCTGTCAAAGGCTATCTGGACTTTATGACACATATTTTTGGTCCTAACTGGGCGAATGTTGTGCAATATGTTACTAACGCATCGTTTAATATTATGGGCTTAATTGCTGTTGCCGGGATTTCTTATAGCTTAGCTAAAAGCTACCGCGACATTGATCCTTTTTCCGCGATGATTGTGGCGATTGCTGCCTTTATTTTGACCATCCCACTTCAGGTCGGTAAAGATGGCGGATTGCTGATCCCGTTGAAACAGTTTGACTCATCAGGTCTGTTTACTGCCTTGTTAGTAGGGTTATTTGTTACCGACCTATATGTTTGGTTGATGCATAAAAACCTGGTTTTCAAAATGCCGGATACGGTTCCGCCAGCAGTCAGCAATTCTTTTGCAGCTCTGTTTCCGGGGGCAATTTCCTTATTCGTAGTTTGGCTAATTAGAATTGGTGTTGAAGCGACGCCAATGAAAAGCATCCCTAACGTTATTACCTTCTTCTTGCAAGACCCAATGAGCAAGGTAACCAATACTCTTGGCGGTGCTTTAGTTATTGAACTAGTTATTTGTATCTTGTGGTTCTTCGGTATCCATGGTGCCAACGCAATTTCCGGTATCATTGATCCAATTATGTATGCGGCACTTGCTGCTAATGCTGCTGCAATGAAGGCTCACCAACCATTACCTAACATTATTACGAAAACCTTTTTTGATAACTTTGTTCATATCGGTGGTTGTGGTGCTACTTTGGGCTTTGTCATTTTGATGACTTTTGTTGCCAAAGACCAGGAAATGAAGGCATTAGGAAAACTATCAATTGCTCCAGCCTTTTTTAACATTAATGAACCGGTTATTTTTGGGGTACCAATTGTTTTAAACTACCGCATTATTATTCCATTTATTTTGGCACCAATGGCTAATATCATTGCGACATATTTTGCTATGAAAATGGGCTGGGTAGCTAAGACAATCGGTATTTATCCGCCATGGACCACGCCACCATTTTTATCAGGAATTTTGGCAACGGGTCACATCTCCGGTGGTATAATGCAATTGTTTAACATTGTCATGGATACAATAATTTACTATGGTTTCTTTAAGAGCATGGATCGCGCTAAATTAAAAGTTGAACAAAAAGCGACCGATTAA
- a CDS encoding L-ribulose-5-phosphate 3-epimerase, translating into MTVNSLGIYEKALPQELSWRETFELTHELGFNFYEFSVDESDARLARLDWSYEERSRMRSLMWQTGMRINNLMLSGHRRFPLGSKDPAVRQKSVQMLAKAVDLCVDLGIHNIQMAGYDVYYEDKSALSRELYVENLTKCVHLAAKKNVMLSIETMDDPFINNLAKISHYHDLVKSPWLQAYPDLGNLSAWPENDVPAELENYIDTICAIHLKDSKPVTATSKGQFKNVPFGQGCVDFAGLLRLLVRLNYSGSFTIEMWSGDNGDEQAVEEVKAAKAFFDQIFAQVGIEQEAI; encoded by the coding sequence ATGACCGTTAATTCACTAGGTATTTATGAAAAAGCTCTGCCACAAGAACTATCTTGGCGAGAGACCTTTGAACTCACCCATGAACTGGGCTTTAATTTTTACGAATTTTCCGTTGATGAAAGCGATGCTCGCTTGGCCCGGCTTGACTGGAGTTACGAGGAACGCAGCCGCATGCGCAGCTTAATGTGGCAAACGGGGATGCGGATCAACAACTTAATGCTGTCCGGACACCGCCGCTTTCCGCTGGGGTCAAAGGATCCTGCTGTCCGGCAAAAGTCTGTGCAGATGCTAGCTAAAGCCGTCGACTTATGCGTTGATTTAGGCATTCACAATATTCAGATGGCTGGCTATGACGTCTATTATGAGGACAAAAGTGCCTTATCGCGCGAATTATACGTTGAAAATCTAACTAAATGCGTGCACCTAGCAGCTAAAAAGAATGTGATGCTATCGATTGAAACCATGGATGACCCGTTTATTAATAACCTAGCCAAGATCAGTCACTACCATGACTTGGTTAAAAGCCCGTGGCTGCAGGCTTACCCTGATTTAGGTAATTTAAGCGCCTGGCCGGAAAACGATGTCCCAGCAGAACTAGAAAACTACATTGACACCATTTGCGCGATTCACCTAAAGGACAGTAAACCGGTAACGGCCACTTCTAAGGGGCAGTTCAAGAACGTGCCCTTTGGCCAGGGTTGCGTTGACTTTGCCGGTCTGCTGCGGCTGCTTGTCCGGTTAAACTATAGTGGCAGTTTTACCATTGAGATGTGGTCTGGTGATAATGGCGATGAACAGGCAGTGGAGGAAGTCAAGGCTGCCAAAGCCTTTTTCGATCAAATTTTTGCTCAAGTAGGGATTGAGCAGGAAGCAATTTAA
- a CDS encoding L-ribulose-5-phosphate 4-epimerase has translation MLEQLKQEVYEANMQLPKLDLVTFTWGNVSGIDRKQGLFVIKPSGVPYEELTPEDLVVVNLKGEVVEGSRNPSSDTPTHTYLYNHFPKIGGIVHTHSPWAVAFAAAQLDIPALNTTHADTFYTDVPAADALTKAEIEEDYEGNTGKTIVRTFKERHLDYEATPGCLVSQHGPFTWGETAAKAVYNAKVLEVVAEEDYHTLQLTRANSRLPQYLLDKHYYRKHGQNAYYGQDNAQSKTHAKRK, from the coding sequence ATGCTCGAACAATTAAAGCAAGAAGTCTATGAAGCCAACATGCAGCTGCCTAAGCTGGATCTAGTCACCTTTACCTGGGGTAATGTTTCTGGCATTGACCGCAAGCAGGGCTTATTCGTTATTAAGCCTTCTGGTGTGCCATACGAAGAACTGACGCCCGAGGATTTGGTCGTGGTTAATTTAAAGGGCGAAGTGGTGGAAGGCAGCCGCAACCCGTCGAGCGACACGCCGACACACACTTATTTATACAATCATTTTCCTAAGATTGGCGGAATCGTCCACACGCATTCACCATGGGCGGTAGCCTTTGCGGCGGCACAACTGGATATTCCGGCACTAAACACGACGCATGCCGATACCTTCTATACTGATGTCCCGGCCGCTGATGCTCTGACTAAAGCCGAAATCGAAGAAGACTATGAGGGCAACACTGGCAAGACGATTGTGCGTACCTTCAAAGAGCGCCACCTCGATTATGAAGCAACGCCAGGCTGTTTGGTCAGTCAACACGGTCCGTTTACTTGGGGTGAAACTGCTGCTAAGGCGGTTTATAATGCAAAAGTCTTAGAAGTAGTGGCTGAGGAAGATTACCACACCTTGCAGTTAACGCGGGCAAACAGCCGCTTGCCGCAATATCTGCTGGATAAGCATTACTACCGCAAGCATGGTCAAAACGCCTATTATGGGCAGGACAATGCGCAATCAAAGACGCATGCTAAACGAAAATAA